GATCTGCGCCGAGGCCGCCGAGGGATGACGCGGTGGACGGCCGCGGCCGCGGCCGGCGCGCCCTGGATGCCGTACCCGCGCTGAAGTAGAACCTTCTCTCTCGATCGAGCGCCCGCCCCGACGAGCCCACGCCCTTGCGCCCCCGACATCCCGCGTCCCTTCCTTCGCCCGCGCCCCCGCCGACGCCCGCCCGCGCCGCCTGGGCGCTCGCGGCCTCGCTCGCTGTCCTGCCCGCGTGCCGCGCCGGGGCGAGCGCCTCCCACGGCGCGCCGGCGCCGGAGACGCTCCGCGCGCTGCCCGATCGAATCGACGGCAGCACCCTCCTCGGCGCGGACGCGCAGCGCGCAGCGCAGGCGGGCGCGAGCGCGCTCCGGGTGATCGGCGCGGACATGGCGTCCGACGGCGATCGGCTCGGCGCCTTCGTCGAGGTGCCCGCCGGCGAGTGCATGCTCGCGATGGCGCGGGTCTCGCCCACGATCAGCGACGTCGACCTGTTCGCCTTCGAGGACGACGGCAGCGCCTTCTCCACCGACGAGGCCGCCGACGCGCGCGCCTCCATCCTCGTCTGCCCGCCGCACCCGCGGAGGCTCTACATCATGGCGCGCGTGATGTCGGGCGCCGGGGCGGTGAGCGTCGGCGTGCAGAGCGTCCCGGTCAAGGCGGCCGACGCGGTCGCCCGCGCCGTGGGCGCGCGCGGCAGGTCCGGCGACGAGAGCGGGCGCCTCGAGTCGTGGCCCGGCCTGGAGGCGAAGATCAGGGCGCGCCGCGCCGCCGTCGGCGCGCGCTGGGACGACGTCCGGCGCGTCGCGCTGCCCGTCGGCTCCAGGACCGCGAGCCGGATCGGGGCCACCCTCGACGGCGGCCGCTGCCTCGACGTGCTCGTCTCCCCGAGCGACGAGGTCGCCTCGCTCGAGGTGGTCGCGGAGGACGAGACCGGCAGGGTCGTCGCGCGCGCGCGCGAGCGGGGCCAGGATCGCTCGCTGCTCCTCTGCTCTGCGGTCTCCGTCGAGCTCTCGATCGCGATCCGCTCGCGCGGCACGCAGGGCCTCGTGGCCGTGGTCGTGGGCCGCTCGCAGCCGGGCGCCGAGGCGGAGATCTCCGGCGCCACGCCGATCGAGCGCGTGACCGAGGGCCGCGACCTCGCCGAGGCGCGGGCGGACCACGGCCGCGCGCTCGCCGGCCGGGGCTACGGCGCGCCGCGCGTGTCGACCGGGGCCGCGCGGCTCGGCAGCCGGACGACGCTGCCGATCGAGCTGCCGGCCGGCTGCGCCCGGATCGACGTGCTGGCCGGCAAGCCGCTCGCCGACGTGCTCGCGGAGCTCTGGAGCGAGGGCCACGCCCTCCTCGGCCGCGCCCGGGGCGGCGCCCGGGCAACGCTCTTCACCTGCGGGCGCGGCGGCCCCGCCCGCGTCGACGTCGAGTCGATGGCGCAGCCCGGCCCGTTCGCCGTGGAGGTCCGCAAGGAGCCCGAGGCCCCGCCGGCGCTCGTCGCCCATCCGCTCGCCGCCGCGAGGCTGCTCGGGCGCATGAGCGCCGCCGGCCCCGCCGACGCCGCGGGGGCGGCCGGCGCGCAGGCGGTGGCGCTCGACGCCGCGCGCCTCAAGATCCTCCCGCTCGCGATCCCGGCCAACACGTGCGCCGAGGTGATCGCGGCGCTCGACGCCGACGGCGCGGGCGTCGATCTGCGGCTCGTCGACACCTCGACGGGGGAGAGCTCGCTCGCCAGGGCGCGGCACGTCGTGTCCGACAGCCGCTGCGCCGGCCCGGCGGCCATCCCCGCGTCGATCGAGCTGCGCCTCGCGGACGGCAAGGGAGACGCCCTCGTGCTGATCCGCACCTCGCCCAGGTCGCGCTGAACGAGCCGGCGCCGAGGCGCGAGCGCGCGAACGCGCGAACGCTCGACCGCCCGCCGCGCCTTGACAGCGGAGCCCCCGGAGCCCTCAGATAGCGGCCGAGGGGCCGTTCGATGTCCTCGGGTCGCTTCGCCATCGCCACGCACGCCCTCGCGCTGCTCGCCCAGTCCGACGAGAGCTGCGCGAGCGACGCGCTGTCGGCGAGCATCAACACGAACCCGGCCTTCCTGCGACGCATCCTCGCGCGGCTGTCGCAGGCCGGGCTCATCGAGGCGCGGGAGGGCCGCTCGGGCGGCTATCGCCTGGCGAGGCCGGCGAAGAAGATCCGGCTGAGCGAGGTGTACGCCGCCGTCGAGCCGGAAGGCGCCATCGCGCCGAGCCCGTGCGAGCCGAACGCGAGGTGCCCGATCGGGTCGGGGATCCAGCGGGCGTTCGATGAGGTCGCGGAGGCGGCCAACGCAGGGCTGCTGCGCGGCCTCGCGCAGAAGACCGTCGCGGACATCGCGCTCCGGGCGCAGCACCTCGGCCGCCCAGCGTCGGTCAAGGCCGGCTGATCTCTCGGGCGCCTGGCCGCGCGGCGACGCCGCGCCCGACCCCCTGCCGCGGACGCACGCGACGGCGCCACGCCTGCGGGCGGCCAAGCCTCGCCCCTGGCAGAAACTGAAACCGTGCATATAACAGTTGGAGCGAGCGTGGCTGTCGAGGATCGGGCCGGCATCGCGCCGGCGCATCGCAGCCAGGTCCCGCTCAATCCAGAGAAGACCGAAAGGACAGCGCCATGGGCAGCAGCAGCAATGTCATCGAAGTCAACGACCAGAATTTCGCTCAGGAGGTCCTGCAGACGGACACGCCGGTGCTCGTGGACTTCTCGGCATCGTGGTGCGCCCCCTGCAAGCGGCTCGCGCCGATCGTCGACGAGATCGCTGCCGAGACGGCGGGCCAGGTCAAGGTGGTCAAGCTCGACGTCGACCAGTCGCCCGCGGCCGCGCAGCGCTTCGGCATCCGCGGTCTGCCGACGGTCGTCGCCTTCCAGAAGGGCGAGCCCGTCGGGCGCCACATCGGCCTCACGAACAAGAAGACGCTGCTCGCGCTCCTCGGACGTTGAGCACGCTGAGCGCGCCGAGCACATCGAGCGCATGAGCCTCGACCGGCGATCGCCCGCGCGGTGACGCGCCCCACATCGCGCCCCCCGCGCGACGGAGACGCCACCACAACTCGCGCCAGGACCGCCGAACGCCCGACATCGACCTTCATTTCGCGAGCGGCCCCCGCCTTCACCCCGGCCGCACGGGATGTGCGCGGCGCGCGGCCGTCGCATTGCGCGTCGGCCGTCTTCTACGGACGCAGCATCCCGTTGACACGACCACCCGATACGAGATTTTCTCGTCCGAGGAAGCCCAGCACTCCGCAACGCCGCTCGCTGCCGCCTGTCGAGGCGGTCGAGGGTCGCCACGCGGATCCCTGCCGGTGTGGGTTTTTCTGGCACGGCGCGACCGAGCCTGGCTTCCCGGACGCCATGGCCCTGTTCGACGACGATTTCGAGACGCTCGAGCAGCTCCCCGAGATGCGAAAATCTCGCGGGAAGGGCGGAGATTCGCACGGCCAGAGCCCCACCCCCGTGAGCCTCGGGCGCGCCCGCGCGGAGCTCACGGATCTGTCCAGCGACGGTCCCCGCTACGAGATGCGGTCGCTGCTCGGCGTCGGGGGGATGGGCGAGGTCCACTTCTGCAGGGACCGCCGCATCGGCCGCGACGTGGCCATGAAGGTCATCCGCGCCGAGCACCAGGGCGACACGACACTGCGCCACCGGTTCCTCCGCGAGGCCCGGGTGCAGGGCCAGCTCGAGCACCCGTCGATCGTGCCCGTCTACGACCTCGGCGTGGACAGCAAGGGCTCGGCGTACTTCACGATGAAGCGCCTCCGGGGCCTCACGCTGGCGAGGATCCTGAACGAGCTCCGCGAGGGCGACGCGACGGCGCTCCAGAGCTTCTCGCGCCGCAGGCTGCTCACCGCCTTCTCGTCGGTCTGCATCGCCGTCGACTTCGCGCACTCGCGCGGCGTGCTCCACCGCGACCTCAAGCCCGCCAACATCATGCTCGGCGACTTCGGCGAGGTGTACCTGCTCGACTGGGGCGTCGCGAAGCTCATCGACACGCCGCTCCAGACCATCGACATGGGCGAAGATCCCATGAGCACGCGGACCATCCCGGGCGACGTGCTCGGGACCCTGGGGTACATGTCGCCGGAGCAGGCGCAGGGGTGCGTCGACACGCTCGACGTGCGCAGCGACGTCTACTCGCTCGGCGCGATCCTCTTCGAGCTCCTCACGCTCAAGCCGCTGCACCCGAAGAAGGACCGCACCGAGATGCTCGACTCGCTCATCCACGGCGCCGACGCGCGGGCGTCGGTGCGCGCGCCCGAGCGCGAGGTGCCGCCCGAGCTCGACGCGATCTGCGTGACGGCGACGCGGCGCGAGCCCTCCGAGCGCTACCCGTCCGCCCGCGCGCTCTACGAGGCGGTCGAGCGGTTCCTCGACGGCGACAAGGACGTGGAGCTCCGCCGCGACCTCGCGGCGCGGCACGCGGGGCTGGCCGAGGAGCGCGTGACGGAGGCGCTCGCCGGCGGCAAGGAGGCCGAGGGCGCCCGGAAGGCGCTGCTCAGCGAGGTCGGCCAGGCGCTCGCCTTCGATCCGTCCAACGAGCGCGCCCTGGAGACGCTCCGGCGCGTCCTGACCGAGCCGCCGCGCGAGATGCCGGCGGAGGTGCTCGCCGAGCTGGACGCGGCCGCGGCGGCGCGGCACCGGCTGCAGCTGCGCGCGGGCATGCGCGCCGAGCTGCTCGCGACGGCGATCGCGACGCTGGTCGCCGCCGTGTGGCTGGGCATCCGGGAGTGGCAGGTCTTCGCCTTCATCCTGGGCTTCACCGCCCTCGCGGCGCTGATGAAGTTCCTCGCCGCGCGCGTCGTCCACCGCCCGGCCGCGGAGTGGTACGCCTACGCCGGCTTCGTCTTCAACGTGCTCAGCTTCCTGTGCATCGGCCGCGGCTTCGGCCCGCTGCTCTTCATGCCGATGCTGCTCGTCATCCTCACGTACGGCAACTCGTTCACGTACCGGACGGCCTACCGCTTTGCCGTCGTCGTGACCAGCTGCGTCGCTGTGCTGGCCGCCGCGTGGATCGAGTACTCGGGCGTCCTGCCCCGCTCGTACGAGTTCGCGGGCGGCGCGATGGTCATCCTGCCCCAGGCCGTCGAGCACTCGAAGATCGCGACGATGACGGCGCTGACGCTGACGACCCTGTTCATGCTGGTCGTGCCGGCGTTCATGATGGGCCAGCACCAGCACGCGCTGCGCGCCGCGGAGCGACGCGCGTTCCTGCAGGCCTGGCAGCTCCGCCAGCTGCTGCCGGAGCGGGCCCAGCCCGGCGCCGTGACCAACCCAGGCCCGGAGCAGACCCCGCGCCGCCGCCCGAGGCGC
The DNA window shown above is from Sorangium aterium and carries:
- a CDS encoding Rrf2 family transcriptional regulator; the encoded protein is MSSGRFAIATHALALLAQSDESCASDALSASINTNPAFLRRILARLSQAGLIEAREGRSGGYRLARPAKKIRLSEVYAAVEPEGAIAPSPCEPNARCPIGSGIQRAFDEVAEAANAGLLRGLAQKTVADIALRAQHLGRPASVKAG
- the trxA gene encoding thioredoxin, whose amino-acid sequence is MGSSSNVIEVNDQNFAQEVLQTDTPVLVDFSASWCAPCKRLAPIVDEIAAETAGQVKVVKLDVDQSPAAAQRFGIRGLPTVVAFQKGEPVGRHIGLTNKKTLLALLGR
- a CDS encoding serine/threonine protein kinase, producing the protein MALFDDDFETLEQLPEMRKSRGKGGDSHGQSPTPVSLGRARAELTDLSSDGPRYEMRSLLGVGGMGEVHFCRDRRIGRDVAMKVIRAEHQGDTTLRHRFLREARVQGQLEHPSIVPVYDLGVDSKGSAYFTMKRLRGLTLARILNELREGDATALQSFSRRRLLTAFSSVCIAVDFAHSRGVLHRDLKPANIMLGDFGEVYLLDWGVAKLIDTPLQTIDMGEDPMSTRTIPGDVLGTLGYMSPEQAQGCVDTLDVRSDVYSLGAILFELLTLKPLHPKKDRTEMLDSLIHGADARASVRAPEREVPPELDAICVTATRREPSERYPSARALYEAVERFLDGDKDVELRRDLAARHAGLAEERVTEALAGGKEAEGARKALLSEVGQALAFDPSNERALETLRRVLTEPPREMPAEVLAELDAAAAARHRLQLRAGMRAELLATAIATLVAAVWLGIREWQVFAFILGFTALAALMKFLAARVVHRPAAEWYAYAGFVFNVLSFLCIGRGFGPLLFMPMLLVILTYGNSFTYRTAYRFAVVVTSCVAVLAAAWIEYSGVLPRSYEFAGGAMVILPQAVEHSKIATMTALTLTTLFMLVVPAFMMGQHQHALRAAERRAFLQAWQLRQLLPERAQPGAVTNPGPEQTPRRRPRRPGAPA